Proteins encoded within one genomic window of Bradyrhizobium sp. CB1717:
- a CDS encoding AraC family transcriptional regulator — protein sequence MSTDAADFVSHRFSTREHPERMRLPLWRERFVRGIVHVDIEPLTNAPFQADATLQALRGLRTLALKGSPMRFKRLRASVADGDDSIGLIVCLPGKSRLSQRGRDIELCAGDAISILHSEPATVTYIEGILFGLSVPREALAQRVTDIESLAMRPIPQRNEPLRLLMAYMKSAFKEGALAAPKLRDAVVAHSCDLVALAVSECAPLGESDASAVVAARHTAVLDYIAAHFQKPGLSVEEVAHRQGISPRYLQRLMALSGSSFTGHVNELRLQLAFKLLTEARVSAQLISDIALEVGFSDVSHFNRLFRARFGDSPRGVRYAGRDPGRATCP from the coding sequence ATGTCTACGGACGCAGCCGATTTCGTATCGCATCGATTCTCGACGCGCGAGCATCCGGAGCGGATGCGACTTCCACTATGGCGCGAGAGGTTTGTGCGGGGAATAGTTCACGTCGATATCGAACCTCTAACGAACGCTCCGTTTCAAGCCGACGCAACATTGCAAGCGCTCCGGGGTCTACGCACGCTCGCACTGAAGGGCTCTCCCATGCGCTTCAAGCGCTTGCGGGCGAGCGTTGCTGACGGCGACGACTCGATCGGCCTCATCGTCTGCTTACCCGGCAAAAGTCGTTTGTCGCAGCGCGGCCGGGACATCGAGCTTTGCGCCGGCGACGCAATCTCGATTCTGCATTCGGAGCCCGCTACCGTCACCTATATCGAAGGAATACTATTTGGTCTGTCGGTACCCCGCGAGGCACTTGCGCAACGCGTGACAGACATCGAGAGCCTCGCCATGCGGCCGATTCCTCAGCGAAATGAACCACTCCGCCTCCTCATGGCCTATATGAAGTCAGCATTTAAGGAGGGAGCTCTGGCCGCCCCCAAGCTGCGTGATGCGGTCGTAGCTCACTCCTGTGATCTTGTTGCGCTCGCGGTCAGCGAGTGCGCTCCCTTGGGCGAGAGCGATGCGAGTGCGGTCGTGGCCGCGCGCCACACCGCGGTACTCGACTACATCGCGGCACACTTTCAGAAGCCTGGGCTTAGCGTCGAGGAGGTCGCTCATCGCCAAGGCATTTCACCTCGCTATCTGCAGCGCCTGATGGCGTTATCAGGATCATCGTTCACCGGGCACGTGAATGAGCTACGTCTCCAACTTGCGTTCAAACTGTTAACCGAGGCGCGCGTCAGCGCGCAGCTAATTTCCGATATCGCGCTGGAGGTAGGCTTCTCGGATGTTTCGCATTTCAATCGCCTGTTCCGAGCTCGCTTCGGCGATTCGCCGCGTGGGGTTCGTTACGCCGGCAGGGATCCCGGCCGAGCCACGTGCCCCTGA
- a CDS encoding OpgC domain-containing protein, with amino-acid sequence MDDRTQTSTRLFGDTPPEFKAAGRDLRIDVCRGIALWWIFLDHVPNNIGSWLTPRNYGFCDAAEIFMFLSGVTCALAYGRAREREGWSGMIGRSLRRGWDIYAAFLLLTLACTILVYLAGSDDLADGSNTRILLERPGATLAHAAILQYRPVNTDVLPVFVIFHVLFAPLLWLLLRAPNVTLGVSLLLYALVHVFGWRVSAWPNGVWFFNPLAWQFLIVLGAWCVIEGAKFRPWVMSRLTLVLAVLYLVFGLVLVQSWSIEPLVSQILRDLLFPLDKSNLSPIRLLHFVALAIVALRFIPRNWEGLSTPVLSCAKCCGENSLPIYCFGVLLALASQLTVLDLSEGLAMQIVVSVAGVLMMIGVARLLNAIGTQRERTSAGTQSIGKVPPVR; translated from the coding sequence ATGGACGATCGAACTCAAACCTCGACGCGATTGTTCGGCGACACTCCGCCGGAGTTCAAAGCGGCCGGCCGCGATCTGCGTATCGATGTCTGTCGCGGGATCGCGTTATGGTGGATCTTTCTCGATCATGTTCCCAATAACATCGGGAGCTGGCTGACACCGCGCAACTACGGTTTCTGCGATGCCGCCGAGATCTTCATGTTCCTCTCGGGCGTGACCTGTGCGCTGGCCTACGGCAGGGCGCGTGAGCGCGAGGGCTGGAGCGGCATGATCGGCCGTTCGCTGCGCCGGGGATGGGACATCTACGCGGCGTTTCTACTGCTTACACTCGCTTGCACCATCCTGGTCTACCTTGCGGGCAGCGATGATCTCGCCGACGGGAGCAATACGCGAATTCTGCTCGAACGTCCGGGCGCAACGCTTGCGCACGCCGCAATCCTGCAATACCGGCCTGTCAACACTGACGTCCTGCCGGTTTTTGTGATTTTTCACGTGCTGTTCGCGCCGCTGCTGTGGTTGCTGCTGCGAGCGCCGAACGTCACGCTTGGGGTGTCCTTGTTGCTCTACGCGCTAGTGCACGTCTTTGGTTGGAGAGTTTCCGCCTGGCCCAACGGCGTCTGGTTCTTCAATCCGCTGGCTTGGCAGTTTCTGATCGTGCTGGGCGCATGGTGCGTCATTGAGGGAGCGAAATTCCGGCCGTGGGTGATGTCGCGCTTGACGCTTGTTCTGGCCGTTCTCTATCTAGTTTTCGGCCTGGTCCTTGTACAGAGTTGGAGCATCGAGCCGCTGGTCTCGCAAATTTTGAGGGACCTGCTATTTCCACTGGATAAATCGAATCTCAGTCCGATACGGCTGCTGCATTTTGTGGCCCTTGCAATTGTGGCGCTACGATTCATTCCTCGGAATTGGGAGGGGCTATCGACGCCGGTGCTGAGCTGCGCGAAGTGCTGTGGCGAGAATTCGCTGCCGATCTATTGTTTCGGCGTCCTTCTGGCGCTCGCCAGCCAACTTACGGTGCTCGACCTCTCGGAGGGGCTTGCGATGCAGATCGTGGTTAGTGTTGCCGGAGTGCTGATGATGATCGGCGTCGCGCGGTTACTGAACGCGATCGGAACCCAGCGCGAGCGGACGTCAGCGGGGACGCAGTCGATCGGGAAAGTTCCGCCGGTTCGCTAA
- a CDS encoding PepSY domain-containing protein yields MMGAIVLSHRWLGIAFCLLFAMWFASGIVMHFVPFPSLTEAERLAGLAPVDRGELRITVADAVTASGIVDATRVRLIRSDGPVYVVSGPSHLRAVRATGGLDASVRLPDVALVIAGAHARRRGLDAAHAAVVAHADHDQWSVPNGFDRHRPLFRVALGDAAGTEVYVSSRTGEVVLDTTRSERGWNLAGSVLHWIYPTVLRSNWALWDRVVWTLSLLALIAAVLGAVLGIVRVKMQRRQIATPYRGWHALHHVIGLVATVFVLTWIFSGWLSMDHGRLFSRGQLTPAEAGVIDAPPDWTAAPSPDRNPLSPSAREVEWFAFAGNVYRRERIDIDKQVVVRPDGGESEGLGAQAIGSMMTRLATGCDAPSIIADNDDYPAQSIVPGASVYRSRCGDVWFDIDAADGRVLQRLDASRRAYRWAYSALHTLDFPILIAHPRFRDVLIVGLCALGLAFSITGIVIGWRRLRLSFAG; encoded by the coding sequence ATGATGGGCGCGATCGTCCTCTCGCATCGCTGGCTCGGGATCGCGTTCTGCCTGCTGTTCGCGATGTGGTTCGCGAGCGGAATCGTGATGCACTTCGTTCCGTTTCCGTCGCTGACGGAGGCGGAACGGCTTGCTGGCCTGGCGCCGGTGGATCGAGGTGAGTTGCGGATCACCGTTGCCGATGCGGTGACTGCGAGCGGCATCGTCGACGCCACCCGTGTCCGTCTGATAAGGAGCGATGGGCCGGTCTACGTCGTGTCGGGGCCCTCGCACCTGCGCGCAGTTCGCGCGACCGGCGGGCTGGATGCATCGGTGCGGTTGCCCGATGTCGCACTTGTCATCGCGGGTGCGCATGCGCGTCGGCGCGGGCTCGATGCCGCGCATGCGGCGGTCGTTGCGCACGCGGACCACGACCAATGGAGCGTACCGAACGGCTTTGATCGCCACCGGCCCTTGTTTCGCGTGGCCCTCGGCGATGCAGCCGGAACGGAGGTCTACGTCTCGTCGCGCACCGGCGAGGTCGTGCTGGATACGACGCGGAGCGAGCGCGGCTGGAATCTTGCCGGCAGTGTGCTGCACTGGATCTACCCGACGGTCCTCAGGAGCAATTGGGCGCTGTGGGATCGCGTGGTCTGGACCCTGTCGCTGCTGGCCCTGATCGCGGCGGTGCTGGGCGCGGTGCTCGGGATCGTGCGTGTGAAGATGCAGAGACGCCAGATCGCGACGCCGTATCGCGGCTGGCACGCGCTGCATCACGTCATCGGTCTCGTCGCGACCGTCTTTGTGCTGACCTGGATCTTCAGCGGCTGGCTTTCCATGGATCACGGCCGGCTGTTCTCGCGCGGGCAGCTCACTCCGGCCGAAGCCGGCGTGATTGACGCTCCGCCCGACTGGACGGCGGCTCCATCGCCGGACCGGAATCCGCTATCGCCATCGGCCCGTGAAGTCGAATGGTTTGCGTTTGCCGGCAATGTCTACCGGCGCGAGCGCATCGATATCGACAAGCAGGTTGTGGTGCGGCCGGATGGTGGAGAGTCGGAAGGCCTCGGCGCGCAGGCGATCGGGAGCATGATGACGCGGCTCGCGACGGGCTGCGACGCACCCTCCATCATCGCTGATAACGACGACTATCCCGCGCAGTCCATCGTCCCCGGTGCTTCCGTCTACCGCTCCCGCTGCGGTGATGTCTGGTTCGACATCGACGCGGCCGATGGCCGTGTGCTGCAAAGGCTGGATGCGTCGCGGCGGGCCTATCGCTGGGCCTATAGCGCGCTCCACACGCTCGATTTTCCAATCCTCATCGCACATCCGCGCTTTCGCGATGTCCTGATCGTCGGCCTTTGCGCGCTCGGGTTGGCGTTCTCGATCACCGGAATTGTCATCGGATGGCGGCGGCTGCGTCTGTCTTTCGCCGGCTAG
- a CDS encoding TonB-dependent receptor codes for MPSIRIVRPRSVLLASAALTSLAVLDLPAALAQQAREPLPPVEVSPAQSRKPAKPAAREAQSARRTAARRPAASVVPKPAVPAAAAQTPLNTNAVAESASRLGLTVREIPATVEVISAETMREQGYRTVSEVAQGAVGVTSGDAPGEPAGFSMRGFTNSQINTLYNGIKIGPQNVTSRIMDTANLEAVEFLKGPASLISGEGAAGGSINLVTKQPHTGAIRNEADFSYDSLNSFRAHYGSGGSTNVEGLDYRFDISRSSLNGFVDDTNTKTLDVSGQLNYRISDSLKVWGAIEYREDRGKAYWGAPLVPVAFSGSHATAGIVSGNYVSNYNKTNLGAVTIDDRTFNTNYNVLDNRNVAQEVWLRGGFELKLAPDLTLKSQAYGYGAERSWFNNEVEAFNSGTNLVDRERFYVAHSQRLVGNITDLIWDADIAGFDNRMVTTLSSSYLDFVRPGAANFPGDSVSLVNPDRGFYGLLTTKQQIARIDNEALSLEDRLKLTRSFALVGGLRVEHIGLDRNSTDVNGLVNAGFPFTKDWAPVTGRIGYTWDAVPGLTFFSQYATGADVSANNIFLLLPTQPLDLTTSRTYETGVKHLFWDNRAEWSFSAYDIVRKNVYAAAGGQTLNIAGRQESKGVELAASVRPIEPLRLWGNIAYVDARYADYNFAGGSFSGNTPPNVPRIVANAGASYRFFTPWPVELGIVGRHVGDRYNTDANTVTMNAYTVGDVYAFVDIPKTVFNAVDQARLTFRVRNFTDKRYAIWGDPFYPDQILLGAPRTYEISAAFKW; via the coding sequence GTGCCTTCCATCCGTATCGTACGACCGCGCAGCGTCCTGCTCGCTTCCGCCGCGCTCACGTCCCTTGCCGTTCTCGATCTGCCTGCTGCACTGGCGCAGCAGGCCCGCGAGCCATTGCCGCCCGTCGAGGTGTCGCCGGCCCAATCCCGCAAGCCGGCCAAGCCGGCTGCCCGGGAAGCCCAGAGCGCCCGCCGCACGGCAGCGCGCAGGCCGGCCGCATCCGTGGTGCCGAAGCCCGCCGTGCCAGCCGCAGCCGCGCAGACGCCGCTCAACACCAATGCGGTGGCTGAAAGCGCCTCGCGCCTTGGGCTGACCGTGCGCGAGATACCGGCGACGGTGGAAGTCATCTCGGCCGAGACCATGCGCGAGCAGGGCTATCGCACCGTGTCCGAGGTGGCGCAAGGTGCGGTCGGCGTGACCTCCGGCGATGCGCCGGGGGAGCCGGCGGGCTTCTCGATGCGCGGCTTCACCAACAGCCAAATCAACACGCTCTACAACGGCATCAAGATCGGCCCGCAGAACGTGACCTCGCGGATCATGGACACGGCCAATCTGGAAGCGGTCGAATTCCTGAAAGGCCCGGCTTCGCTGATCTCGGGCGAGGGCGCCGCCGGCGGCTCGATCAACCTTGTCACCAAGCAGCCGCACACCGGAGCGATCCGCAACGAGGCGGATTTCTCGTACGACTCCCTGAATTCGTTCCGCGCCCATTACGGCTCGGGCGGCAGCACCAACGTAGAAGGACTCGACTACCGCTTCGACATCAGCCGCTCCTCGCTGAACGGTTTTGTCGACGACACCAACACCAAGACGCTCGACGTGTCCGGGCAGCTCAACTACCGCATCTCCGACAGTCTCAAGGTCTGGGGCGCGATCGAGTACCGCGAGGATCGCGGGAAGGCCTATTGGGGCGCGCCGCTGGTGCCGGTCGCCTTCAGCGGTTCTCACGCGACGGCAGGGATTGTCTCCGGAAATTACGTCTCGAACTACAATAAAACCAATCTCGGTGCAGTCACCATCGACGACCGCACCTTCAACACCAACTACAACGTTCTCGACAACCGCAACGTGGCGCAGGAAGTCTGGCTGCGCGGCGGTTTTGAACTGAAGCTCGCGCCCGACCTGACCTTGAAGAGCCAGGCCTATGGTTATGGCGCGGAGCGCAGCTGGTTCAACAACGAGGTCGAGGCGTTCAACTCCGGTACGAACCTGGTCGATCGCGAGCGCTTCTACGTCGCGCACAGCCAGCGACTGGTCGGCAACATTACCGATCTGATCTGGGACGCTGACATCGCCGGCTTCGACAACCGGATGGTCACGACGTTGTCGTCGAGCTACCTCGATTTCGTCCGGCCGGGTGCAGCGAATTTTCCAGGCGACTCCGTGTCGCTGGTCAATCCTGACCGCGGCTTCTACGGCCTGCTCACGACCAAGCAGCAGATCGCGCGCATCGACAACGAGGCGCTGTCGCTCGAGGACCGGCTCAAGCTGACGCGCAGCTTTGCGCTGGTCGGCGGCCTGCGCGTCGAGCATATCGGGCTCGACCGCAACTCGACCGACGTCAACGGCCTGGTGAACGCGGGCTTTCCGTTCACCAAGGATTGGGCGCCGGTGACGGGACGCATCGGCTACACCTGGGATGCCGTGCCTGGACTGACCTTCTTCAGCCAGTACGCGACCGGCGCGGACGTGTCCGCCAACAACATCTTCCTGCTGCTGCCGACCCAGCCGCTCGACCTGACGACATCGCGGACCTACGAGACCGGCGTCAAGCACCTGTTCTGGGACAACCGGGCGGAGTGGTCGTTCTCGGCCTATGACATTGTACGCAAGAACGTCTATGCGGCAGCCGGCGGCCAGACGCTCAACATTGCGGGACGACAGGAATCGAAGGGCGTGGAGCTCGCCGCCTCGGTGCGGCCGATCGAGCCCCTCCGGCTGTGGGGCAACATCGCCTATGTCGATGCGCGCTATGCCGACTACAATTTCGCCGGCGGCTCGTTCTCGGGCAACACGCCGCCGAACGTGCCGCGCATCGTCGCCAATGCTGGTGCGTCGTACCGGTTCTTCACGCCGTGGCCGGTGGAGCTCGGCATCGTCGGCCGGCACGTCGGCGATCGCTACAACACCGACGCCAACACGGTGACGATGAACGCCTACACGGTCGGCGACGTCTATGCCTTCGTCGATATCCCGAAGACGGTCTTCAATGCCGTCGACCAGGCCCGCCTGACCTTCCGGGTGCGCAACTTCACCGACAAGCGCTACGCGATCTGGGGCGATCCGTTCTATCCCGACCAGATCCTCTTGGGCGCGCCGCGCACCTACGAGATCTCGGCGGCGTTCAAATGGTAG
- a CDS encoding histidine phosphatase family protein, which yields MEGATFLWLIRHAPVDGVKGTIHAADAPADLSDRTQLEALRPRLPREAASYASPARRTIETARALGLEPELVHEFGEQDFGDWAGRRHDELAASGGEAYAQFWSDPAHLRPPGGESFEDQVARVRLGLSRIGAGSATLVVHSGTIRAALCIALDLTPEAALRFVIDPLSLTRIDRLATGWRVVSVNQRPG from the coding sequence ATGGAAGGCGCGACCTTCCTCTGGCTGATCCGGCATGCGCCCGTCGACGGCGTCAAAGGGACGATCCATGCCGCCGATGCACCGGCGGACCTGAGCGATCGCACGCAGCTGGAAGCGTTGCGGCCGCGCCTGCCGCGGGAAGCTGCGAGCTATGCGAGCCCTGCACGGCGCACGATCGAGACGGCGCGCGCGCTGGGGCTCGAACCGGAACTGGTGCACGAGTTCGGCGAGCAGGATTTCGGCGACTGGGCCGGCCGGCGACATGACGAGCTCGCGGCGAGCGGCGGCGAGGCCTATGCACAATTCTGGAGCGATCCCGCGCACCTGAGACCACCGGGCGGCGAGAGCTTTGAGGATCAGGTCGCGCGCGTCCGGCTGGGTCTCTCGCGGATCGGCGCCGGATCAGCAACGCTCGTCGTGCATTCCGGCACGATCCGGGCCGCGCTGTGCATCGCGCTCGATCTCACACCGGAAGCGGCATTGCGCTTCGTGATCGATCCGCTGTCGCTGACCCGGATCGACCGGCTCGCGACCGGCTGGCGCGTCGTCTCCGTCAATCAGCGGCCAGGCTAA
- the cobT gene encoding nicotinate-nucleotide--dimethylbenzimidazole phosphoribosyltransferase — translation MLPDWVTQKCPDISAAHRDAAIARQAQLTKPTGALGRLEQLAIELAGLQATEQPRAGCVPIIIFAGDHGIVAQGVSAYPQGVTIAMMANFASGGAAISVLARELGSNLEVVDAGTLAEGATPGIVTDKPRNGTRDFSVEAALTPTELAFAFEAGQRAVARAEASQPDLLIFGEMGIGNTTTSAAIAASLLAVSAEEIAGSGTGVDAAGRAHKARVIDAAIARHGVAGASPEKILCAVGGLEIAAIAGAIIAAAQRRIPVLIDGFIVSVAALAAVRLNPSCQPFLLPSHQSAEQGHRLVLRALNVQPLISLDLRLGEGSGAAIALPLVRLACALHNGMATFAQANVPDRPA, via the coding sequence ATGCTCCCCGACTGGGTCACTCAGAAATGCCCCGACATCTCCGCCGCCCATCGCGACGCGGCGATTGCACGGCAGGCGCAACTGACAAAACCGACCGGCGCGCTCGGCCGGCTCGAGCAGCTCGCGATCGAGCTTGCCGGCCTGCAAGCGACTGAGCAACCGCGTGCCGGGTGCGTGCCCATCATCATCTTCGCCGGCGATCACGGCATTGTCGCGCAGGGCGTGTCGGCCTATCCGCAAGGCGTCACCATCGCGATGATGGCGAACTTTGCCTCCGGCGGCGCCGCGATCTCGGTGCTGGCGCGCGAGCTCGGCTCAAACCTGGAAGTTGTTGACGCCGGCACGCTGGCGGAGGGGGCGACGCCTGGCATCGTCACCGACAAGCCGCGCAATGGCACGCGCGATTTCAGCGTCGAGGCTGCGCTCACGCCCACGGAGCTGGCCTTCGCCTTCGAAGCCGGCCAGCGCGCGGTCGCGCGTGCCGAGGCGAGCCAGCCTGATCTCCTGATCTTCGGCGAGATGGGCATCGGCAACACCACGACATCGGCGGCGATTGCCGCGAGCCTGCTCGCTGTCAGCGCCGAGGAGATCGCGGGCAGCGGCACCGGCGTCGATGCAGCCGGCCGCGCGCACAAGGCGCGCGTGATCGATGCGGCGATTGCGCGTCATGGCGTTGCGGGCGCGTCGCCCGAAAAGATCCTGTGCGCCGTCGGCGGGCTCGAGATCGCGGCGATCGCGGGCGCCATCATTGCGGCTGCGCAGCGCCGCATCCCCGTGTTGATCGACGGCTTCATCGTGTCGGTCGCGGCGCTGGCGGCCGTGCGGCTCAATCCGTCGTGCCAGCCATTCCTGCTGCCCTCGCATCAATCGGCGGAGCAGGGACATCGCCTCGTGCTGCGCGCTCTGAACGTGCAGCCGCTGATCAGCCTCGATCTCAGGCTCGGCGAGGGATCTGGTGCCGCCATCGCGCTGCCGCTGGTGCGGCTCGCCTGCGCGCTCCACAATGGCATGGCGACCTTTGCCCAAGCCAATGTGCCGGATCGGCCGGCTTAG
- the cobF gene encoding precorrin-6A synthase (deacetylating) — protein sequence MLTLSLIGIGCGDPEQLTRAAIHAINAADLVLIPRKGSAKSDLADLRRTICTDVLTNKTTRIAEFDLPVRDAAEADYRKGVDDWHDAVAAAWSQTIASHLGSDGKVALLIWGDPSLYDSSLRIARRLNPLPDIEVVPGITSIQALCAAHALPLNDIGEPFLVTTGRRLREGGWPQGVDTVAVMLDGGTAFQSLDPESLHIWWGAYLGMPDQIIMSGRLADVSSRIVATRQEARERHGWIMDSYILKRRP from the coding sequence ATGCTCACGCTCTCCCTGATAGGCATCGGTTGCGGTGATCCCGAGCAGCTCACGCGCGCCGCGATCCACGCCATCAACGCGGCCGATCTCGTCCTGATCCCGCGCAAGGGAAGCGCGAAATCCGATCTCGCCGATCTCAGGCGGACGATCTGCACTGACGTGCTTACCAACAAGACGACGCGCATTGCCGAGTTCGACCTTCCCGTGCGTGATGCGGCCGAGGCGGACTACCGCAAGGGCGTGGACGATTGGCACGACGCTGTGGCCGCCGCGTGGTCGCAGACCATCGCAAGCCATCTCGGCAGTGATGGAAAGGTCGCGCTGCTGATCTGGGGCGATCCTTCGCTCTATGATTCCTCGCTGCGCATCGCGCGGCGGCTCAATCCCTTGCCTGATATCGAGGTCGTGCCCGGCATCACCTCGATCCAGGCGCTGTGCGCGGCGCATGCGCTGCCGCTCAACGATATCGGTGAGCCTTTTCTGGTCACGACAGGACGTCGCTTGCGCGAAGGCGGTTGGCCGCAGGGCGTCGACACGGTGGCCGTGATGCTCGACGGCGGCACCGCATTCCAATCGCTCGATCCGGAAAGCTTGCACATCTGGTGGGGTGCGTATCTCGGCATGCCCGATCAGATCATCATGTCCGGTCGGCTCGCAGACGTGAGCTCGCGCATCGTCGCGACGCGACAGGAGGCGCGCGAGCGGCACGGCTGGATCATGGACAGCTACATTCTCAAGCGCAGGCCGTAA
- a CDS encoding energy-coupling factor ABC transporter permease: MHIEPGVVTGAKLVLSYATGIAAGGVALKLAVETVREQGIGSLAVRTLATTVLVFTFFEILPHFPVGVSEVHFILGSTLFLLFGAAPAALGLAFGLLLQGVFFEPADIPQYGMNVTTLLVPLFAIQAIATRIISRNTAYVDLRYRQALALSTTYQAGVIAWVAFWALYGSGFAMSNLANIATFAASYALVIVIEPLADLAVLALAKSLRGVTAPGLVTPRLHNAA, from the coding sequence ATGCATATCGAACCCGGAGTCGTGACGGGCGCCAAGCTCGTGTTGAGTTACGCAACCGGCATCGCCGCAGGCGGCGTTGCCTTGAAGCTCGCGGTCGAGACCGTGCGCGAGCAGGGCATCGGCTCGCTCGCCGTGCGCACCCTCGCGACCACCGTGCTCGTCTTCACCTTCTTCGAGATCCTGCCGCACTTCCCGGTCGGCGTTTCCGAGGTGCACTTCATCCTCGGCTCGACCTTGTTCCTGCTGTTCGGCGCGGCGCCCGCGGCCCTCGGCCTTGCATTTGGCCTGCTGCTCCAGGGCGTCTTCTTCGAGCCCGCTGACATCCCGCAATATGGCATGAACGTCACGACGCTGCTGGTGCCGCTGTTCGCGATCCAGGCGATCGCCACGCGGATCATTTCGCGCAACACCGCCTATGTCGACCTCAGGTATCGCCAGGCGCTGGCGCTCTCGACGACCTATCAGGCCGGCGTGATCGCCTGGGTGGCGTTCTGGGCGCTCTACGGCTCCGGCTTCGCCATGAGCAACCTCGCCAACATCGCGACGTTTGCGGCCTCCTACGCGCTCGTCATCGTGATCGAGCCGCTGGCCGATCTCGCCGTGCTGGCGCTGGCGAAGTCGCTGCGCGGCGTCACCGCGCCCGGCCTCGTCACCCCGCGCCTGCACAACGCGGCTTAA
- the cobA gene encoding uroporphyrinogen-III C-methyltransferase: protein MSGFVSFVSAGPGDPELLTVKGATRLREADVVLYDDLASGAILDLARPGANLVAVGKRAGRPSTKQHHVNRLLVDYAATGARVVRLKSGDAGIFGRLEEEIETLREAGIGYEIVPGVTSACVAAAQAGIPLTRRHTSRRVQFVTGADVTGELPPNLNWAALADPEATTVVYMGRRTFPALAAKLIAHGLAPETPALFAESLGRPDERLVRTTIAELAEQLARGGAASTAAVILFGALAGEYPS, encoded by the coding sequence GTGAGCGGCTTTGTTTCCTTCGTCTCTGCTGGTCCCGGCGACCCCGAGCTCCTCACCGTGAAGGGCGCCACGCGGCTGCGCGAGGCCGACGTCGTGCTGTATGACGACCTGGCGTCCGGCGCGATCCTCGATCTCGCACGGCCCGGCGCCAATCTCGTTGCGGTGGGCAAGCGGGCGGGGCGCCCCTCGACCAAGCAGCACCACGTCAATCGCCTCCTGGTCGACTACGCCGCAACCGGTGCACGTGTGGTGCGGCTGAAGTCCGGCGATGCCGGCATTTTCGGCCGGCTCGAGGAGGAGATCGAGACGCTGCGCGAGGCCGGCATCGGCTACGAGATCGTTCCCGGCGTGACCTCGGCCTGCGTCGCCGCAGCGCAGGCGGGAATCCCGCTGACCCGACGCCACACCTCGCGCCGGGTGCAGTTCGTGACCGGGGCCGATGTCACCGGCGAGCTGCCGCCAAACCTGAACTGGGCGGCGCTGGCTGATCCTGAAGCGACCACCGTGGTCTATATGGGCCGGCGCACCTTTCCGGCGCTTGCCGCAAAATTGATCGCGCATGGCCTCGCCCCCGAGACACCGGCGCTGTTCGCCGAATCCCTCGGCCGACCCGACGAACGGCTGGTCCGCACCACGATTGCCGAGCTTGCCGAGCAGCTTGCACGGGGCGGGGCGGCTTCGACGGCCGCCGTGATCCTGTTCGGCGCGCTGGCGGGGGAATATCCGTCATGA